The sequence TTTAATAAGTATTTTCACTCCAATAACGTATTGAGCATGAAGGGTTAGCTCAAACATTATGCGATATTGTTGAAGCTTCAATTATACCTTTCTTTTCAGCAAACACTGCGACCAGAGGCGACGGCTGCTACGACTTTCTTCCAATTGACGGCAATTGATGCATTTTTCTGCCGAACGAAGCAAGATTACAAGTAGGGATCTCAAAAAATGTAATTTAGATCTTCAACTCATAAGTCTTCTATCCAAAACTATATTTCCTTCAGCATAATCTTCCCAACTACGACTTACCAGAAAACGACGTTGAACCACGTCCCATCCCTCTTCTCGATAAAGCGGAGGCATCGCGAGGTTCTTCTTCAGGGTAACGGCGACGACCAGGATCCGCATCTTCTTCCCAATGGTGATGACATTTTTCTCTTCTATGATGACGAATACCCAACACAAAGGCAACGACTAAGACCCAATCCGTCTTCCTCCACAAGACAAAGAACGAAGATGATACCCAGCTTACTCCCCAATGTCGATGCCAACCTCCTGCTAATTTTTCACGGAGGCACTCTCTCCACTGAACAACCAAAGATCCGGCCAAGACCCGTTTTCTTGACACACCACCCATTCTTAATGATTTACATTCAATACACAGGAACAACAAAGGTTTTAGCTCTTCGAGGATCTTCAAAAACACCCACACGGATCTGTAGGCTATACACGATGATCTCGCAGCGATCCTTTAGAGATGAAATATAGTGCACAAGAAAGTGGATGACCTTGAATTCCCTAGACTATTCAGACCTCTCCGCAACCTAGTTCACAAGACATCCCCTTCCCAACGAAGTTTCTTTTCCAGGTCTTTCATTAACGCATACGCAATTAACCCACAATCTCCAAAATATGCATTTCTAGGACATTCTGCTCACAAGGACGACGATTTTTATCTTTTCTACGACATATTTGTTTTCTTGAAAAATATGACCATCTTTGACCTCGACTTACGAAATATTTATAATTCACCTTCATGATTAGCAATATTCACAGGAAGAATAATGGAAACATAACGATATCAGTCTAAGTTCTACATTGTCTCCACACTTCTGGTGAGTAGATGAAAACGATAGTATACTGTTCACAATAACTGGTGGTGGCGTTAACACCTTTAAAgaattttatttatccatttatttttcttattgaggCCTTATCTGTAAATGAAGATTCGTCCTAACCCGATCTTCATCCCATTCATTGATTCAGATTTCCATCAAGCCTGATACTTGCGACAGCAAACGTTGAGCTCTTCTCCCCAAATCATAATGCTCCCTTTCCGTGATCCACAAATGACATTGGAACGATCGGGCAGCAAACTCACCCTGACGGACTAATCCATTTTGCAGTGTGACTTCGACCATTCTGGAACACGCCCTCGGGACGTCTCACTCTGGAACACGCCCTCGGGACGTCTCACTCTGGAACACGCCCTCGGGACGTCTCACTCTGGAACACGCCCTCGGGACGTCTCACTCTGGAACACGCCCTCGGGACGTCTCACTCTGGAACACGCCCTCGGGACGTCTCACTCTGGAACACGCCCTCGGGACGTCTCACTCTGGAACACGCCCTCGGGACGTCTCACTCTGGAACACGCCCTCGGGACGTCTCACTCTGGAACACGCCCTCGGGACGTCTCACTCTGGAACACGCCCTCGGGACGTCTCACTCTGGAACACGCCCTCGGGACGTCTCACTCTGGAACACGCCCTCGGGACGTCTCACTCTGGAACACGCCCTCGGGACGTCTCACTCTGGAACACGCCCTCGGGACGTCTCACTCTGGAACACGCCCTCGGGACGTCTCACTCTGGAACACGCCCTCGGGACGTCTCACTCTGGAACACGCCCTCGGGAACACTATCTGGCAGAGCGTCCTCGTCCTCGAGACCGCTCCTTCTGGAAGAGCGACCGCGACCTCGTCCTCGGGACCGCTCCTTCTGGTAGAGCGATCTCGCCCTCGGGACCCCATCTTCTACCAGGGCGATCTCGTCCTCGGGACCCCATCTTCTACCAGGGCGATCTCGTCCTCGGGACCCCATCTTCTACCAGGGCGATCTCGTCCTCGGGACCCCATCTTCTACCAGGGCGATCTCGCCCTCGGGACCCCATCTTCTACCAGGGCGATCTCGACCTCGGGGCCCCATCTTCTACCAGGGCGATCTCGACCTCGGGGCCCCATCTTCTACCAGGGCGATCTCGACCTCGGGACCCCATCTTCTACCAGGGCGATCTCGTCCTCGGGACCCCATCTTCTACCAGGGCGATCTCGTCCTCGGGACCCCATCTTCTACCAGGGCGATCTCGTCCTCGGGACCCCATCTTCTACCAGGGCGATCTCGACCTCGGGGCCCCGTCTTCTACCAGGGCGATCTCGACCTCGGGGCCCCGTCTTCTACCAGGGCGATCTCGACCTCGGGGCCCCGTCTTCTACCAGGGCGATCTCGACCTCGGGGCCCCGTCTTCTACCAGGGCGATCTCGACCTCGGGGCCCCGTCTTCTACCAGGGCGATCTCGACCTCGGGGCCCCGTCTTCTACCAGGGCGATCTCGACCTCGGGGCCCCGTCTTCTACCAGGGCGATCTCGACCTCGGGGCCCCGTCTTCTACCAGGGCGATCTCGACCTCGGGACCCCGTCTTCTACCAGGGCGATCTCGACCTCGGGACCCCATCTTCTACCAGGGCGATCTCGACCTCGGGGCCCCGTCTTCTACCAGGGCGATCTCGACCTCGGGACCCCATCTTCTACCAGGGCGACCTCGCCCTCGGGACCCCATCTTCTACCAGGGCGATCTCGACCTCGGGACCCCATCCTCTACCAGGGCGATCTCGCCCACGCGAAGCCACCTTCTATCTGGGCGATCTCGCCCACGCGAAGCCACCTTCTATCTGGGCGATCTCGCCCTCGGGAAGCCACCTTCTATCTGGTCAATCTCGCCCACGCGAAGCCACCTTCTATCTGGTCAATCTCGCCCTCAGGAAGCCACCTTCTATCTGGTCAATCTCGCCCACGCGAAGCCACCTTCTATCTGAGCGAGCTCGCCCTCGGGAAGCCACCTTCTAGATGAACGGCCTTGCCACCCACAGGCAGCGCCCTTGTGGCCTTGCTACAAATCTCGCTTTCAGGAATTATCCGCCATCCACCTGTTTGACAATAGGCCAACTAGTATGTTTTCGAAAGATTCTCGCCTAGCGTTAGTCTGATAATCTACTACAAAAGTGACATCGAAAGGCTGAGGACAAATCTATGAACTAAATTCTGCTGGATAAGAGAATGCTCTAGTACTAttaacaaataatgaaataaattaatttaCACAAATTCCCTTAATAAGGAGTTTTGAGTGCGGTGACATTTCCTTCGCTTCCTGTATTACATCTACAAATACATCCCCTTAAAAGGTTGTGAGTTGTACCAATAATTTTAACTTAGCCTTGGATCCGTGTCGTTCTCCCCCGTGCTGACCCCTCCTACAAGATGCAGCATCTGCCGCCTGAAACCTCGTCCATGGCGCAGCATCACCCTCCTGATCCCTATAACAAGATGAAACCACGTCCACGGCAGCCTCTGCCGCGCTGAACCCCGCGTCCACGGCAGCCTCTGCCGCGCTGAAACCTCGCGTCCACGGCAGCCTCTGCCGCGCTGAAACCTCGCGTCCACGGCAGCCTCTGCCGCGCTGAACCCCGCGTCCACGGCAGCCTCTGCCGCGCAGAAACCTCGCGTCCACGGCAGCCTCTGCCGCGCCGAAACCTCGCGTCCACGGCAGCCTCTGCCGCGCCGAAACCTAGAGTCCACGGCAGCCTCTGCCGCGCCGAATCCTGGAGTCCACGGCAGCCTCTGCCGCGCCGAATCCTGGAGTCCACGGCAGCCTCTGCCGTGCCGAATCCTGGAGTCCACGGCAGCCTCTGCCGTGCCGAATCCTGGAGTCCACGGCACCCTCTGCCGCGCCGAATCCTGGAGTCCACGGCACCCTCTGCCGCGCCGAATCCTGGAGTCCACGGCACCCTCTGCCGCGCCGAATCCTGGAGTCCACGGCACCCTCTGCCGCGCCGAATCCTGGAGTCCACGGCACCCTCTGCCGTGCCGAATCCTGGAGTCCACGGCACCCTCTGCCGCGCAGAAACCTGGAGTCCACGGCAGCCTCTGCCGCGCAGAAACCTGGAGTCCACGGCAGCCTCTGCCGCGCAGAAACCTGGAGTCCACGGCAGCCTCTGCCGCGCTGAAACCTGGAGTCCACGGCAGCCTCTGCCGCGCAGAAACATCGCGTCCACGGCAGCCTCTGCCGCGCCGAAACATCGCGTCCACGGCAGCCTCTGCCGCGCCGAAACATCGCGTCCACGGCAGCCTCTGCCGCGCCGAAACATCGCGTCCACGGCAGCCTCTGCCGCGCCGAAACCTCGCGTCCCGCGCTGAACCCTAGCGTCCATGGCAGCCTCTGCCGTGCCGAATCCTGGAGTCCACGGCAGCCTCTGCCGTGCCGAAACCTCGCGTCCACGGCAGCCTCTGCCGCGCTGAAACCTCGCGTCCACGGCAGCCTCTGCCGCGCAGAAACATCGCGTCCACGGCAGCCTCTGCCGCGCAGAAACCTCGCGTCCACGGCAGCCTCTGCCGCGCAGAAACCTCGCGTCCACGGCAGCCTCTGCCGCGCAGAAACCTCGCGTCCACGGCAGCCCCTGCCGCGCTGAAACCTCGCGTCCACGGCAGCCTCTGCCGCGCCGAAACCTCGCGTCCACGGCAGCCTCTGCCGCGCAGAAACCTCGCGTCCACGGCAGCCTCTGCCGCGCTGAAACCTCGCGTCCACGGCAGCCCCTGCCGCGCTGAAACCTCGCGTCCACGGCAGCCCCTGCCGCGCTGAACCCCGCGTCCACGGCAGCCTCTGCCGCGCAGAAACCTCGCGTCCACGGCAGCCTCTGCCGCGCAGAAACCTCGCGTCCACGGCAGCCTCTGCCGCGCAGAAACCTGGAGTCCACGGCACCCTCTGCCGCGCCGAATCCTGGAGTCCACGGCACCCTCTGCCGCGCAGAAACCTGGAGTCCACGGCAGCCTCTGCCGCGCAGAAACCTGGAGTCCACGGCAGCCCCTGCCGCGCTGAAACCTCGCGTCCACGGCA is a genomic window of Penaeus vannamei isolate JL-2024 chromosome 14, ASM4276789v1, whole genome shotgun sequence containing:
- the LOC113823695 gene encoding uncharacterized protein isoform X30, translated to MQEGSECRGCVVDKGSARRSLQHAGRVQRGWGCAVDEGSARQKLHFVGFSAAEAAVDARFQRGRGCRGREVSARQRLPWTRGFSAAEAAVDARFQRGRGCRGREVSARQRLPWTRGFSAAEAAVDARFQRGRGCRGREVSARQRLPWTRGFSAAEAAVDARFQRGRGCRGREVSARQGLPWTRGFSAAGAAVDSRFLRGRGCRGLQVSARQRVPWTPGFGAAEGAVDSRFLRGRGCRGREVSARQRLPWTRGFCAAEAAVDAGFSAAGAAVDARFQRGRGCRGREVSARQRLPWTRGFCAAEAAVDARFRRGRGCRGREVSARQGLPWTRGFCAAEAAVDARFLRGRGCRGREVSARQRLPWTRCFCAAEAAVDARFQRGRGCRGREVSARQRLPWTPGFGTAEAAMDARVQRGTRGFCAAEAAVDSRFLRGRGCRGLQDSARQRVPWTPGFGAAEGAVDSRIRRGRGCRGLQDSARQRVPWTPGFGAAEGAVDSRIRHGRGCRGLQDSARQRLPWTPGFGAAEAAVDSRIRRGRGCRGL
- the LOC113823695 gene encoding uncharacterized protein isoform X14 — translated: MQEGSECRGCVVDKGSARRSLQHAGRVQRGWGCAVDEGSARQKLHFVGFSAAEAAVDARFQRGRGCRGREVSARQRLPWTRGFSAAEAAVDARFQRGRGCRGREVSARQRLPWTRGFSAAEAAVDARFQRGRGCRGREVSARQRLPWTRGFSAAEAAVDARFQRGRGCRGREVSARQGLPWTRGFSAAGAAVDSRFLRGRGCRGLQVSARQRVPWTPGFGAAEGAVDSRFLRGRGCRGREVSARQRLPWTRGFCAAEAAVDAGFSAAGAAVDARFQRGRGCRGREVSARQRLPWTRGFCAAEAAVDARFRRGRGCRGREVSARQGLPWTRGFCAAEAAVDARFLRGRGCRGREVSARQRLPWTRCFCAAEAAVDARFQRGRGCRGREVSARQRLPWTPGFGTAEAAMDARVQRGTRGFCAAEAAVDSRFLRGRGCRGLQVSARQRVPWTPGFGTAEGAVDSRIRRGRGCRGLQDSARQRVPWTPGFGAAEGAVDSRIRRGRGCRGLQDSARQRLPWTPGFGTAEAAVDSRIRRGRGCRGLQDSARQRLPWTLGFGAAEAAVDARFRRGRGCRGREVSARQRLPWTRGSARQRLPWTRGFSAAEAAVDARFQRGRGCRGRGVQRGRGCRGRGFILL
- the LOC113823695 gene encoding uncharacterized protein isoform X10 — translated: MQEGSECRGCVVDKGSARRSLQHAGRVQRGWGCAVDEGSARQKLHFVGFSAAEAAVDARFQRGRGCRGREVSARQRLPWTRGFSAAEAAVDARFQRGRGCRGREVSARQRLPWTRGFSAAEAAVDARFQRGRGCRGREVSARQRLPWTRGFSAAEAAVDARFQRGRGCRGREVSARQGLPWTRGFSAAGAAVDSRFLRGRGCRGLQVSARQRVPWTPGFGAAEGAVDSRFLRGRGCRGREVSARQRLPWTRGFCAAEAAVDAGFSAAGAAVDARFQRGRGCRGREVSARQRLPWTRGFCAAEAAVDARFRRGRGCRGREVSARQGLPWTRGFCAAEAAVDARFLRGRGCRGREVSARQRLPWTRCFCAAEAAVDARFQRGRGCRGREVSARQRLPWTPGFGTAEAAMDARVQRGTRGFCAAEAAVDSRFLRGRGCRGLQVSARQRVPWTPGFGTAEGAVDSRIRRGRGCRGLQDSARQRVPWTPGFGAAEGAVDSRIRRGRGCRGLQDSARQRLPWTPGFGTAEAAVDSRIRRGRGCRGLQDSARQRLPWTLGFGAAEAAVDARFRRGRGCRGREVSARQRLPWTRGSARQRLPWTRGSARQRLPWTWFHLVIGIRRVMLRHGRGFRRQMLHLVGGVSTGENDTDPRLS
- the LOC113823695 gene encoding uncharacterized protein isoform X26, with amino-acid sequence MQEGSECRGCVVDKGSARRSLQHAGRVQRGWGCAVDEGSARQKLHFVGFSAAEAAVDARFQRGRGCRGREVSARQRLPWTRGFSAAEAAVDARFQRGRGCRGREVSARQRLPWTRGFSAAEAAVDARFQRGRGCRGREVSARQRLPWTRGFSAAEAAVDARFQRGRGCRGREVSARQGLPWTRGFSAAGAAVDSRFLRGRGCRGLQVSARQRVPWTPGFGAAEGAVDSRFLRGRGCRGREVSARQRLPWTRGFCAAEAAVDAGFSAAGAAVDARFQRGRGCRGREVSARQRLPWTRGFCAAEAAVDARFRRGRGCRGREVSARQGLPWTRGFCAAEAAVDARFLRGRGCRGREVSARQRLPWTRCFCAAEAAVDARFQRGRGCRGREVSARQRLPWTPGFGTAEAAMDARVQRGTRGFCAAEAAVDSRFLRGRGCRGLQVSARQRVPWTPGFGTAEGAVDSRIRRGRGCRGLQDSARQRVPWTPGFGAAEGAVDSRIRRGRGCRGLQDSARQRLPWTPGFGTAEAAVDSRIRRGRGCRGLQDSARQRLPWTLGFGAAEAAVDARFQRGRGCRGRGVQRGRGCRGRGFILL